A window of bacterium genomic DNA:
GCTGATGGAAATTGATGTCTTCTGGTCTTTTCGGAGTCCGTGGTCCTATCTTGCGACCAGGCGATTGCGTGACTGGCAGGAACAGTATCAGTTGAAGGTCAACCTCCGGGTTGTCTATCCAATTGCGATACGAATGCCTGAGTTCTTTCAACAGGTGCAACCGCAATGGTTTTCCTATTTCGGGACTGATGTTTTTCGTGTCGCGGAGTTTCTGGAGCTGCCCTTTGCCTGGCCAAAGCCCGACCCGGTCATACAGCAGATCGATCAAGATGGCGTGCGGCAGACTGCGACCGAGCAACCCTACATCCATCGCCTTTCCAGACTTGGTGCTCTAGCTGAGGAAATGGGGCGTGGGATCGAGTTTGCGGATGAAGTGTCGGCGCTCATCTGGGGCGGCACCGAAGGATGGGATCAGGGCGATCATCTGGCAAAGGCGACACAGAGAGCTGAGCTTGATCTCGCGGAGATGGATCGGCGAATCGTCGCCGAAGCAGACCGGCTGGAATCGGTCATCGAAAACAACCAGACCGACCATGATCACGCGGGCCATTGGGGTGTGCCGACCTGCGCGTTTAGAGGTGAGCCGTTTTTCGGTCAGGACCGCCTGGATGTGTTGCTGTGGCGACTGAAGAAGGAAGGCCTACAGACCCGGTAGGGCTGGCGAGGGGCGTGAGAGGAAGAGTGG
This region includes:
- a CDS encoding 2-hydroxychromene-2-carboxylate isomerase, with the translated sequence MSELMEIDVFWSFRSPWSYLATRRLRDWQEQYQLKVNLRVVYPIAIRMPEFFQQVQPQWFSYFGTDVFRVAEFLELPFAWPKPDPVIQQIDQDGVRQTATEQPYIHRLSRLGALAEEMGRGIEFADEVSALIWGGTEGWDQGDHLAKATQRAELDLAEMDRRIVAEADRLESVIENNQTDHDHAGHWGVPTCAFRGEPFFGQDRLDVLLWRLKKEGLQTR